In Micromonospora ferruginea, the sequence GCGAGTCGGTCACGGTGGCGCCCAACTGCTTGATCGCGGCCGGGTACTGGCCGGCGAAGTAGGCGTCCAGCCCGCTGCGGTAGCGCTTGTCGACGGGGCCCAGCCCGGGGTTGACGCCGGCCTCGGCGAGCAGGGCGCCGAGCGTGGTCACCGGCACGACCACCCGGTTCGCCTTGGTGGCCGACGACTCGTCGTTGTCGAGCATGCCGACGACCCGGCCGCTCGTGTCGACGACCGGACCGCCCCGGGAGTGGCTGCCGACGTCGTCGCCGACCCGGAACACCGACACCGGTCCCTGGCTGCCCCAGGCGGTCACGGTCACCTGCTTGGCGGCGACGGTGTAGGTGGCGGTGCGGGGGTCCTTCTCGCTGGTGGCGTAGCCGATCGACAGCAGCGACGCTCCCGGCTGGATCTCGGCCGTGGTGTTCAGCTCCGCGACGGGCAGGTGCTCGTCGGCGAGCTTGACCAGCGCGACGTTGCCGGCGGCGGCGTCCCACGTCTTGACGATCTCGCCGGGGATCGCCGGGGCCTCGGTGCGGCCGCCGCGGCTGACGTTGAGCTGCCCGAAGAGCCGCACCTGCGGTTCCGGCCGGGAGTCGACGCCGGTGAGCACCGTCGTGCGCAGGTTCGTCGCCACGTACGCGTCGAGCTTGCCGGGTTCGAGCTTCTTCTCCGCGATCAGCGTCTGGCCCAGCGCGTAGAGGGCGTTCTGCCGGGCGGTGTCGGCGGCCGGCCGGACGCAGAGGTTGTTGGTCAGCACGTGGCCGGCGGAGCTGACCACGAAGCCGCTGCACCGGCGGTTGAAGGTGATCGGCCCGGCCCGCAGCGGCGCCTTGGTCACCTTGTCGCGCAGGTATCCGGTGAACACCACCTCCACGTAGACCACCGCCGGGGAGGCGATGGCGGTGGCGCGTTCCTCGAGCGTGTACGGGGGCGGCGGCGGGTCGTTGTCGCTCGTGCCGGCGAGGGCGACCACGCCGCCCGCGGCGACCAGGAGCAGCACGGCCAGCGCCACCAGCGCCCGGAGCGGACCGCTTCGGCGCGGGCGGGGCGCACTGGGCACGATGCGGCGCTGCGGCGCGGTGAACGGGTCGACCGGGGGCCCGCTGACCGGCGGGGACGACACCTGGTGCGGTATCCCCGACGTCTGCTCCGGCGCGGGCGAGACCGGCTGCGGCGGCGCGGAGACCGGCTGCGGCCCGACCGGGGCGTGCATCGCCCACGGCAGCGGCGCGCCGGAGGTCGGGGTGGTGCCGGAGACCGGCACCGCCGAGACCGATTCGGGCAGGTCGGCGACCGGGCCGGCCTCGGGGATCAGGATCTCCGCCTCCGCCTCGGCCGGGTGCAGGTCCATGCCGAGGTTCTGGAACAGGCGCTGCCCGCCCATCCCCTCCTCGGCGGGGTACGCCGCCCACGGCGTCGCGGCGGCGAAGTCGGCGGTGACGTAGCGCTGGCCGCCCGGGGTCAGCGCCATGGCGTTGGCGGCGTTGGCGAAGGCTTCCCGCCACGGTGGGTCGGCCGCCGCGGCGCCCGCCAGCACGGCCACCGTGACCAACCGGTCCTGCCCGTCGATGGCCCACCACACCTTGCCCACCTGGCAGACGCCGATCGCCTCGGTGAACCTGTACGGACCAACCGGTTGCATCGTCCCACTCCTCTGCTCACCCGCCGTGCGGATAGTACAGAGCGCTTGCGCGATGAAATTTTCTATGCATAGAGTCTCGCCATGAATGAAGGCAGCGCGGCCGGCGCCGATCGCCTGCTCGACCTGCTGCACGGCGTCCGGCTCACCCCCACCCAACGCCGGATCGCGCACTGCCTGGTCCGGCACAGCGGCGCAGTCGCCTATCTGTCCGCCGCGGAGGTGGCCGAGCTGGCCGGCGTCAGCCAGCCGTCGGTGACCCGCTTCGCCATGGCGCTCGGGCACGACGGCTACCCGGCGCTGCGCCGCCGGCTGCGGGAACTCACCACCACCCCGGCCGCCGACCGGGCCGACACCGGGAACGCCCTGCAACGGGCCGTACGCACCGAGATGGACAACCTGGACCGGCTCGCCGGGCAGCTCGCCGACGCCGACCGGATCGCCGGGGTGGGCCGGCTGCTCGCCGCCAGCCGACCGCTGCCGGTGCTCGGGTTGCGCGCCGCCGCGCCGCTGGCCGCCTACTTCGCGTACTTCGCCGCGAAGATCCATCCCGACGTGCGCGTCCTCGACCACGGCGGCAGCATGCTCGCCGACCGCGTCGACCAGGCGGTCGCGGCCGGCGCCAGCGCGCTGCTGGCGTTCGTGCTGCCGCGCTACCCGCGCGAGACGCTCGACGCGCTGCGCGAGGCCCGCGACGCCGGGCTGACCGTCGTGGCGATCACCGACTCGCCGGTGAGCCCGGCCACCGAGCACGCCGAGGTGGTGCTCCCCGCCGCCGTCGGCACCGACCTGGTGTTCGACCTGCACACCGCCCCGATGACCCTGGCCATGGTGGTGCTGCAGGCGATCTGCGACGCCGCCCCGGCCGAGACCCAGACCCGGCTCGAGGCGTTCGAGTCGTCCGCCGCCCGCCGCCAGTTGTTCCTCGGCTGAGAGGAGTACGAGATGCACCAGCCCGTCCGCGCCGCCCGCGGCACCGTACGCACCGCGAAGGGGTGGCCGCAGGAGGCCGCGCTGCGGATGCTGATGAACAATCTCGACCCGGAGGTGGCCGAGCGCCCCGAGGACCTGGTGGTCTACGGCGGCACCGGGAAGGCGGCCCGGGACTGGCCGTCCTACCACGCGCTGGTGCGCACGCTCACCGAGCTGCGCGAGGACGAGACCATGCTGGTGCAGTCCGGCCGGCCGGTCGGCGTGATGCGCACCCACGAGTGGGCGCCCCGGGTGCTGCTGGCCAACTCCAACCTGGTCGGCGACTGGGCCACCTGGCCGGAGTTCCGCCGGCTGGAGTCGCTGGGCCTGACCATGTACGGGCAGATGACCGCCGGCTCGTGGATCTACATCGGCACCCAGGGCATCCTCCAGGGCACCTACGAGACGTTCGCCGCGGTGGCCGAGAAGCGGTTCGGCGGCACCCTGGCCGGCACCCTCACCCTCACCGCCGGCTGCGGCGGGATGGGCGGGGCGCAGCCGCTCGCGGTCACCATGAACGGCGGCGCCTGCCTGATCGTGGACGTGGACCGGACCCGGCTGGAGCGGCGGGCGCACGACCGCTACCTGGACGAGATCGCCGACTCGCTGGACGACGCGATCGAGCGGGCGCTGGCCGCGAAGCGGGACCGCCGGGCGCTCAGCGTCGGCGTGGTCGGCAACGCCGCCACCGTCTTCCCCGAGCTGCTGGCGCGCGGGGTCGCGATCGACGTCGTGACCGACCAGACCAGCGCGCACGATCCGCTGTCGTACCTGCCGGAGGGGGTGGAGCCGGCCGACGCCCGGGACTACGCGGCGGCCAAGCCGGCCGAGTTCACCGACCGGGCGCGGGCGTCGATGGCGAAGCACGTCGAGGCGATGGTCGGCTTCCTCGACGCGGGCGCGGAGGTCTTCGACTACGGCAACTCGATCCGGGGCGAGGCGAAGCTCGGCGGGTACGAGCGGGCGTTCGACTTCCCCGGCTTCGTGCCGGCGTACATCCGGCCGCTGTTCTGCGAGGGCAAGGGGCCGTTCCGGTGGGCGGCGCTCTCCGGCGACCCGAAGGACATCGCCGCCACCGACCGGGCGATCCTCGACCTGTTCCCGGAGAACGACTCCCTGGCCCGGTGGATCCGGATGGCCGGCGAGCGGGTCGCCTTCCAGGGCCTGCCGGCGCGGATCTGCTGGCTCGGCTACGGCGAGCGCGACAAGGCGGGCGTCCGGTTCAACGAGATGGTGGCGTCCGGCGAGCTGAGCGCGCCGGTGGTGATCGGCCGGGACCACCTGGACTGCGGCAGCGTGGCCAGCCCTTACCGGGAGACCGAGGCGATGGCCGACGGCTCCGACGCGATCGCCGACTGGCCGCTGCTCAACGCGCTGGTCAACACCGCCAGCGGGGCGTCCTGGGTGTCCATCCACCACGGCGGCGGGGTGGGCATCGGCCGGTCCATCCACGCCGGTCAGGTATGCGTCGCCGACGGCACCGCGCTGGCCGGGCAGAAGATTGAGCGGGTGCTCACCAACGACCCGGCGATGGGCGTGATCCGGCACGTGGACGCCGGCTACGACGACGCCCGCGACGTCGCGGAGCGCACCGGCGTCCGCGTCCCGATGGCAGAGTAAGGAGGGGCCCCTTGTTAACGCATTCGGTAGAGGAAGGGCCCCTTCCTAACCGGTTCCGCAAGCTGTGGGATGAGATCGCCGACGTGGGGCGGGACGCCGGCAGCGGCGGCTACCTACGCTATGCGCTCACCGAGCCGGAGCGCAGGCTGCGCGAGTGGTTCCGGGAGCAGGCCGACCGGCGGGGCATGCCGGTGTCCGAGGACGGCAACGGCAACCTGTTCGCCTGGTGGGGCGACCCGGCGGCCGGCGACGCGGTGCTCACCGGCAGCCACTTCGACTCGGTGCCGCACGGCGGCGCGTACGACGGGCCGCTCGGCATCGTCAGCGCGTTGCTCGCCGTGGACGAGCTGCGGGCCGCCGGCGTCACCCCGGTCCGGCCGGTGGTGGTGGCCGCGTTCGTCGAGGAGGAGGGCGCGCGGTTCGGCGTACCCTGCCTGGGGTCGCGGCTGCTCACCGGCGAGATCGACGTCGACCGCGCGGCCGGGCTGCGCGACCAGGCCGGGACGACCTTCGCCGAGGCGCTGGGCGAGCGGCCGGCGGGCGCCGACCCGGCGCTGCTCGGCCGCTTCGCGGCCTTCGTGGAGCTGCACGTCGAGCAGGGCCGCGCGCTGGTCGACTCCGACGCGCCGGTCGCGGTGGCGTCCGCCATCTGGCCGCACGGCCGGTGGCGGTTCGACTTCACCGGCGAGGGCAACCACGCCGGTACGACCCGGATGGCCGACCGCCGCGACCCGATGCTCACCTACGCGTTCACCGTCCTCGCGGCGAACAAGGAGGCCCGGCTGCGCGGCGCGCACGCCACCGTGGGCCGGGTGTCGGTCGAGCCGAACGCCACCAACGCGATCCCGTCCCGGGTCACCGGCTGGCTGGACGCGCGGGCGGCCGAGGCGGACACGCTGCACGGCCTGGTCGAGGCGGTACGCACCAAGGCCACCGAACGCGCCGGCCGGGACGGCACCGGGCTGACCTGCACGCAGGAGTCCGCGACGCCGCTCGTCGCGTTCGACGGCGGGCTGGCCGAACGGCTGGCCGCGCTGCTCGACGCGCCGGTGCTGCCGACCGGGGCCGGGCACGACGCCGGGGTGCTGGCGGCGCACCTGCCCACCGCGATGCTGTTCGTGCGCAACCCGACCGGGGTGTCGCACTCCCCCGCCGAGTCCGCCACCGACGCCGACTGCGCGGCCGGGGTGACCGCCCTGGCCCGGGTGCTGGAGGAGCTGGCATGCCGATGACCCGCTGGCTGGCCGAGTACGCCTGGCTGCCCGACCACGCCGAGCCCACCCCGGACGTGCTGATCGAGGCGACGGACGGGCGGTTCACCGCGGTCACGCCGCTGACCGGCGGCGGTCCGCCGGCCGCCGGGGTGACCGTGGACGCGGTCCGGCTGCCCGGGCTGACCCTGCCCGGCCTGGCCAACGCCCACTCGCACGCGTTCCACCGGGCGCTGCGCGGGCGTACCCACGCCGGGCGGGGCGACTTCTGGTCCTGGCGGGACCCGATGTACGCGGTCGCCGCCCGCCTCGACCCCGACTCCTACCTGGCGCTGGCCCGGGCCGCGTACGCGGAGATGGCGCTCGCCGGGATCACCGTCGTGGGCGAGTTCCACTACCTGCACCACGGTCCCGGCGGCACCGGCTACGACGACCCGAACGCGATGTCCGCCGCGCTGGTGGAGGCCGCCGCGCACGCCGGGATCCGGCTCACCCTGCTGGACGCCGCCTACCTGACCGCCGGCGTGGACGGCGCGGAGCTGACCGGGCCGCAGCGCCGCTTCGGCGACGGCGACGCGTTGCGCTGGGCGCAGCGGGTGGACGCGTTCCGCCCGACCGACCCGCACGTCCGGCGCGGCGCGGCGATCCACTCGGTGCGCGCGGTGCCGGCCGGGCAGCTCGCCACCGTGGCCGGCTGGGCGGACCGGCACGGGTTGCCGCTGCACGTGCACCTCTCCGAACAGCCGGCCGAGAACGACGCCTGCCGGGCCGTGCACGGCTGCACCCCGACCCGGCTGCTGGCCGACCACGGCGTGCTCGGCCGGCACACCACCGCCGTGCACGCCACCCACCCGACCGCCGCCGACGTGGCGTTGCTCGGCGACAGCCGTACCGGCGTCTGCCTCTGCCCCACCACGGAACGGGACCTGGCCGACGGGATCGGCCCGGCCCGGCGGCTCGCCGAGGCGGGCAGCCCGCTGAGCCTGGGCAGCGACAGCCACGCCGTGGTGGACCTGTTCGAGGAGGCCCGCGCGGTGGAGCTGGACGAGCGGCTGCGGACCCGCCGGCGCGGGCACTTCGACGCCGCCGAGCTGTTCGCCGCCGCGACCGTCACCGGGCACGCCGCGCTGGGCTGGGGCGACGCCGGCCGGCTCGCCGTCGGCGACCGGGCCGACCTGGTGACGGTACGGCTGGACAGCGCCCGGACCGCCGGGGTGCCGCCGGTCGGCGCGTTCTTCGCGGCCACCGCCGCCGACGTGACGCGGGTGGTGGTGGACGGCCGGACCGTGGTCGCCGACGGCCGGCACCTCACGGTGGACGTCCCCACCGAGTTGCGGGACTCGATCGCGGCGGTCACCTCATGAGGGGCAGCCTGCTCGTCGACAACATCGGCGAGCTGGTCACCAACGACGGCCGTGGCGGCGACCCGCTGGGCGTGCGCCGCGACGCCGCCGTGCTGGTCGAGGACGGGCAGGTGGCCTGGGTCGGTCCGGCCCGCTACGCGCCGGCCGCCGACCGGCGGATCGACGCCGGCGGCGCGGCGGTGCTGCCCGGCTTCGTGGACAGCCACGCCCACCTGGTCTTCGCCGGGGACCGGGCCGCCGAGTTCGCCGCCCGGATGGCCGGCGAGCCCTACACCGGTGGCGGCATCCGCACCA encodes:
- a CDS encoding allantoate amidohydrolase encodes the protein MLTHSVEEGPLPNRFRKLWDEIADVGRDAGSGGYLRYALTEPERRLREWFREQADRRGMPVSEDGNGNLFAWWGDPAAGDAVLTGSHFDSVPHGGAYDGPLGIVSALLAVDELRAAGVTPVRPVVVAAFVEEEGARFGVPCLGSRLLTGEIDVDRAAGLRDQAGTTFAEALGERPAGADPALLGRFAAFVELHVEQGRALVDSDAPVAVASAIWPHGRWRFDFTGEGNHAGTTRMADRRDPMLTYAFTVLAANKEARLRGAHATVGRVSVEPNATNAIPSRVTGWLDARAAEADTLHGLVEAVRTKATERAGRDGTGLTCTQESATPLVAFDGGLAERLAALLDAPVLPTGAGHDAGVLAAHLPTAMLFVRNPTGVSHSPAESATDADCAAGVTALARVLEELACR
- a CDS encoding formimidoylglutamate deiminase, which produces MTRWLAEYAWLPDHAEPTPDVLIEATDGRFTAVTPLTGGGPPAAGVTVDAVRLPGLTLPGLANAHSHAFHRALRGRTHAGRGDFWSWRDPMYAVAARLDPDSYLALARAAYAEMALAGITVVGEFHYLHHGPGGTGYDDPNAMSAALVEAAAHAGIRLTLLDAAYLTAGVDGAELTGPQRRFGDGDALRWAQRVDAFRPTDPHVRRGAAIHSVRAVPAGQLATVAGWADRHGLPLHVHLSEQPAENDACRAVHGCTPTRLLADHGVLGRHTTAVHATHPTAADVALLGDSRTGVCLCPTTERDLADGIGPARRLAEAGSPLSLGSDSHAVVDLFEEARAVELDERLRTRRRGHFDAAELFAAATVTGHAALGWGDAGRLAVGDRADLVTVRLDSARTAGVPPVGAFFAATAADVTRVVVDGRTVVADGRHLTVDVPTELRDSIAAVTS
- the hutU gene encoding urocanate hydratase; the protein is MHQPVRAARGTVRTAKGWPQEAALRMLMNNLDPEVAERPEDLVVYGGTGKAARDWPSYHALVRTLTELREDETMLVQSGRPVGVMRTHEWAPRVLLANSNLVGDWATWPEFRRLESLGLTMYGQMTAGSWIYIGTQGILQGTYETFAAVAEKRFGGTLAGTLTLTAGCGGMGGAQPLAVTMNGGACLIVDVDRTRLERRAHDRYLDEIADSLDDAIERALAAKRDRRALSVGVVGNAATVFPELLARGVAIDVVTDQTSAHDPLSYLPEGVEPADARDYAAAKPAEFTDRARASMAKHVEAMVGFLDAGAEVFDYGNSIRGEAKLGGYERAFDFPGFVPAYIRPLFCEGKGPFRWAALSGDPKDIAATDRAILDLFPENDSLARWIRMAGERVAFQGLPARICWLGYGERDKAGVRFNEMVASGELSAPVVIGRDHLDCGSVASPYRETEAMADGSDAIADWPLLNALVNTASGASWVSIHHGGGVGIGRSIHAGQVCVADGTALAGQKIERVLTNDPAMGVIRHVDAGYDDARDVAERTGVRVPMAE
- a CDS encoding S1 family peptidase, which encodes MQPVGPYRFTEAIGVCQVGKVWWAIDGQDRLVTVAVLAGAAAADPPWREAFANAANAMALTPGGQRYVTADFAAATPWAAYPAEEGMGGQRLFQNLGMDLHPAEAEAEILIPEAGPVADLPESVSAVPVSGTTPTSGAPLPWAMHAPVGPQPVSAPPQPVSPAPEQTSGIPHQVSSPPVSGPPVDPFTAPQRRIVPSAPRPRRSGPLRALVALAVLLLVAAGGVVALAGTSDNDPPPPPYTLEERATAIASPAVVYVEVVFTGYLRDKVTKAPLRAGPITFNRRCSGFVVSSAGHVLTNNLCVRPAADTARQNALYALGQTLIAEKKLEPGKLDAYVATNLRTTVLTGVDSRPEPQVRLFGQLNVSRGGRTEAPAIPGEIVKTWDAAAGNVALVKLADEHLPVAELNTTAEIQPGASLLSIGYATSEKDPRTATYTVAAKQVTVTAWGSQGPVSVFRVGDDVGSHSRGGPVVDTSGRVVGMLDNDESSATKANRVVVPVTTLGALLAEAGVNPGLGPVDKRYRSGLDAYFAGQYPAAIKQLGATVTDSPTNHVAETYRGNADDRQAIADRAQTFPHWALFVLVGLGVALLVTLVALAVAARSRARG
- a CDS encoding MurR/RpiR family transcriptional regulator translates to MNEGSAAGADRLLDLLHGVRLTPTQRRIAHCLVRHSGAVAYLSAAEVAELAGVSQPSVTRFAMALGHDGYPALRRRLRELTTTPAADRADTGNALQRAVRTEMDNLDRLAGQLADADRIAGVGRLLAASRPLPVLGLRAAAPLAAYFAYFAAKIHPDVRVLDHGGSMLADRVDQAVAAGASALLAFVLPRYPRETLDALREARDAGLTVVAITDSPVSPATEHAEVVLPAAVGTDLVFDLHTAPMTLAMVVLQAICDAAPAETQTRLEAFESSAARRQLFLG